A region from the Sandaracinus amylolyticus genome encodes:
- the accC gene encoding acetyl-CoA carboxylase biotin carboxylase subunit, producing MSRDISSGRQRIRKVLIANRGEIALRVIRACRELGIETVAVHSEVDAAALHVRFADSAVCIGPAKSAASYLNMPAIIAAAEISGADAVHPGYGFLSENAEFADICRQCGLTFIGPTPEDMKKWGGKVPARTLARELGIPLLPGTQVLADVDEAVREAVKIGFPVILKASAGGGGRGMKIVRSEGELRRVFPQAKAEALAGFKNGDLYLERYVEEPRHIEFQVLCAPELGIQMVLGERECSIQRRHQKLVEEAPSVAMTDEMRADMGATIARAMKQTGYTSAGTLEFLLDERGNLYFMEMNTRIQVEHPVTELVTGIDLVAEQIRVAGGEAPQFPTSFEAGRLLRPRGHALECRINAEDPETYAPWPGLITEYHPPGGAGVRVDGGIFSGWRVPGDYDSLLVKLITYGRTREESIRRMKRALGETVIAGIRTNIPLHQRILASPDFVAGRLSTRFLERLGKPGESEAAISS from the coding sequence ATGAGCCGCGACATCTCCAGCGGGCGCCAGCGGATCCGGAAGGTCCTCATCGCGAACCGCGGTGAGATCGCGCTCCGCGTGATCCGCGCGTGCCGCGAGCTCGGCATCGAGACGGTGGCGGTGCACAGCGAGGTCGACGCGGCCGCGCTCCACGTGCGCTTCGCCGACTCCGCGGTGTGCATCGGCCCCGCGAAGTCGGCGGCGAGCTACCTCAACATGCCCGCGATCATCGCCGCCGCGGAGATCAGCGGCGCCGACGCGGTGCACCCGGGCTACGGCTTCTTGTCGGAGAACGCGGAGTTCGCCGACATCTGCCGGCAGTGCGGGCTCACGTTCATCGGGCCGACGCCCGAGGACATGAAGAAGTGGGGCGGCAAGGTGCCGGCGCGCACGCTCGCGCGCGAGCTCGGGATCCCGCTGCTCCCCGGCACGCAGGTGCTCGCCGACGTCGACGAGGCGGTGCGCGAGGCCGTGAAGATCGGCTTCCCGGTGATCCTCAAGGCGAGCGCCGGCGGCGGCGGTCGCGGCATGAAGATCGTCCGCAGCGAGGGCGAGCTTCGTCGCGTGTTCCCGCAGGCCAAGGCGGAAGCGCTCGCCGGCTTCAAGAACGGCGATCTCTACCTCGAGCGCTACGTCGAGGAGCCGCGGCACATCGAGTTCCAGGTGCTCTGCGCGCCCGAGCTCGGCATCCAGATGGTGCTCGGCGAGCGCGAGTGCTCGATCCAGCGCCGTCACCAGAAGCTCGTCGAAGAAGCGCCGAGCGTCGCGATGACCGACGAGATGCGCGCCGACATGGGCGCGACCATCGCGCGCGCCATGAAGCAGACCGGCTACACGTCGGCGGGCACGCTCGAGTTCCTGCTCGACGAGCGCGGCAACCTCTACTTCATGGAGATGAACACCCGCATCCAGGTCGAGCACCCGGTCACGGAGCTCGTCACCGGGATCGATCTGGTCGCGGAGCAGATCCGTGTCGCGGGCGGTGAGGCGCCGCAGTTCCCGACGTCGTTCGAGGCAGGACGGCTGCTCCGACCGCGCGGTCACGCGCTCGAGTGCCGCATCAACGCGGAGGACCCCGAGACCTACGCGCCGTGGCCCGGGCTCATCACCGAGTACCACCCGCCGGGTGGTGCCGGCGTGCGCGTCGACGGCGGCATCTTCAGCGGCTGGCGCGTCCCCGGCGACTACGACTCGCTGCTCGTGAAGCTCATCACGTACGGGCGCACGCGCGAGGAGTCGATCCGTCGCATGAAGCGCGCGCTCGGCGAGACCGTCATCGCCGGCATCCGCACGAACATCCCGCTGCACCAGCGCATCCTCGCGTCGCCCGACTTCGTCGCGGGGCGCCTCTCGACGCGCTTCCTCGAGCGCCTCGGGAAGCCCGGCGAGAGCGAAGCGGCGATCTCGAGCTGA
- the accB gene encoding acetyl-CoA carboxylase biotin carboxyl carrier protein: protein MEIDLKQLRELMRSLKQFDVSELEIEKDGERIYLRRGADTVVAPSAVIAAPAAPVSSLPPALPVAAAPGASAAAAASASSDPNVVAITSPFVGTFYRSPSPDAAPFVDVGTEIRPGQVLCIVEAMKLMNEIESEISGTIVEVLGDNGKPVEYGDALFKVRKSG from the coding sequence ATGGAGATCGACCTCAAACAGCTCCGCGAGCTCATGCGCTCGCTCAAGCAGTTCGACGTCAGCGAGCTCGAGATCGAGAAGGACGGCGAGCGCATCTACCTGCGTCGCGGCGCGGACACAGTCGTCGCGCCGAGCGCGGTGATCGCGGCTCCCGCTGCGCCCGTCTCGAGCCTGCCGCCCGCCCTGCCCGTCGCCGCCGCACCCGGTGCGAGCGCCGCCGCCGCAGCGAGCGCGTCGAGCGACCCCAACGTCGTCGCGATCACGTCGCCCTTCGTCGGCACGTTCTACCGCTCGCCCTCGCCCGACGCGGCGCCCTTCGTCGACGTCGGCACGGAGATCCGCCCCGGTCAGGTGCTCTGCATCGTCGAGGCGATGAAGCTGATGAACGAGATCGAGTCGGAGATCTCCGGCACGATCGTCGAAGTGCTCGGCGACAACGGCAAGCCGGTCGAGTACGGCGACGCGCTCTTCAAGGTTCGCAAGTCCGGATGA
- the aroQ gene encoding type II 3-dehydroquinate dehydratase, protein MSTTNVSSARPELRVLVLHGPNLNLLGKREPGVYGTRDLASIEQELITVGRDLGATIDSRQSNHEGVLIDWIHDAAYPKDPSGSRVDGIVINPGAYTHTSIAIRDAIAATNLPVVEVHLSNVHAREPFRRRSMITPVCVGVIAGFGPHSYALGLRALVGYVRARVSP, encoded by the coding sequence GTGAGCACCACGAACGTGAGCTCCGCGCGCCCGGAGCTGCGCGTGCTCGTCCTGCACGGGCCGAACCTCAACCTCCTCGGCAAGCGCGAGCCCGGCGTCTACGGCACCCGCGATCTCGCCTCGATCGAGCAGGAGCTGATCACGGTCGGTCGCGATCTCGGCGCGACGATCGACAGCCGCCAGAGCAACCACGAGGGCGTGCTGATCGACTGGATCCACGACGCCGCATACCCGAAGGATCCTTCGGGCTCGCGCGTCGACGGGATCGTCATCAACCCCGGCGCGTACACGCACACCTCGATCGCGATCCGCGATGCGATCGCCGCGACCAATCTCCCGGTCGTCGAGGTGCACCTCTCGAACGTGCACGCGCGCGAGCCGTTTCGTCGTCGCTCGATGATCACGCCGGTCTGCGTCGGTGTGATCGCGGGCTTCGGTCCTCACAGCTATGCGCTTGGCTTGCGCGCGCTGGTGGGCTACGTACGGGCCCGCGTTTCGCCCTGA
- a CDS encoding roadblock/LC7 domain-containing protein, with protein sequence MFQEVLKDVVDRTEGGIAGLVMGFDGITVDSYVSPEAAGVLEVETVGMEYSVILKEIRKAAEMLDAGAAREVAIQAERLTTVIRLINDEYFVALAMKPEGNYGKARFLLRTSASKLAADLTV encoded by the coding sequence ATGTTCCAGGAAGTCCTGAAGGACGTCGTCGATCGCACCGAGGGTGGAATCGCCGGGCTCGTGATGGGCTTCGACGGGATCACCGTGGACTCGTACGTCAGCCCCGAGGCCGCGGGCGTGCTCGAGGTCGAGACCGTCGGCATGGAGTACAGCGTGATCCTCAAGGAGATCCGCAAGGCCGCCGAGATGCTCGACGCCGGTGCGGCGCGCGAGGTCGCGATCCAGGCCGAGCGGCTCACCACCGTGATCCGTCTGATCAACGACGAGTACTTCGTCGCGCTCGCGATGAAGCCCGAAGGCAACTACGGCAAGGCTCGCTTCCTCCTGCGCACGAGCGCGAGCAAGCTCGCCGCCGACCTCACCGTCTGA
- a CDS encoding serine/threonine-protein kinase — MAGSEGQPPGEELIGRSLSGYRIESRLGSGATGVVFRAKHPDQDRRVALKVLHDNLGSISSLKRRFEREARVLAKLDHPNVVYITDFGVVEGHTFIAMELLEGQTLEQLLEDQPIDLDRALRITKQILAGLAFAHGRQVVHRDLKPANVYLCKSADGGDQVKLLDFGLAKMLSIDDLSQDGTLTRKGRIVGTPAYMAPEQITGVSLDVRADVYALGVLLYELLADRRPFLSERRSELLRAHLLEPVPPLADARKGLAVHPELEAIVRKALAKDPAHRYADATEMLAAIEALPLHPAKIVKQRREGDRHRTGATSEIISSNERRAVSEAAGLPLEPAGTAKTQTASASAPGPLTPPANVYGHGDPREDLSLRQNAAQIRRELSSRPPSPAAPRRRGSRGPSTPMLYATALALFAIAAVLWLTLGRS, encoded by the coding sequence GTGGCGGGGTCCGAGGGACAACCCCCGGGGGAAGAGCTGATCGGTCGCTCACTGAGCGGCTATCGCATCGAGTCGCGTCTCGGCTCGGGCGCGACGGGGGTCGTGTTCCGCGCGAAGCACCCGGACCAAGATCGTCGCGTCGCGCTGAAAGTGCTGCACGACAACCTCGGCAGCATCAGCTCGCTCAAGCGACGCTTCGAGCGCGAGGCGCGCGTCCTCGCGAAGCTCGATCACCCGAACGTCGTCTACATCACCGACTTCGGAGTGGTCGAGGGCCACACGTTCATCGCGATGGAGCTGCTCGAGGGCCAGACGCTCGAGCAGCTCCTCGAGGACCAGCCGATCGATCTCGATCGCGCGCTCCGCATCACCAAGCAGATCCTCGCGGGTCTCGCGTTCGCGCACGGCCGTCAGGTCGTGCACCGCGATCTGAAGCCCGCGAACGTCTACCTCTGCAAGAGCGCCGACGGCGGCGATCAAGTGAAGCTGCTCGACTTCGGCCTCGCGAAGATGCTGTCGATCGACGACCTCTCGCAGGACGGCACGCTCACCCGCAAGGGCCGCATCGTCGGCACCCCGGCCTATATGGCGCCCGAGCAGATCACCGGGGTCTCGCTCGACGTGCGCGCCGACGTCTACGCGCTCGGCGTGCTGCTCTACGAGCTCCTCGCCGATCGTCGTCCCTTCCTCAGCGAGCGCCGCAGCGAGCTCCTCCGCGCGCACCTCCTCGAGCCCGTCCCGCCCCTCGCCGACGCGCGCAAGGGCCTCGCGGTGCACCCCGAGCTCGAGGCGATCGTCCGCAAGGCGCTCGCGAAGGATCCCGCGCATCGCTACGCCGACGCGACCGAGATGCTCGCAGCGATCGAGGCGCTCCCGCTGCACCCCGCGAAGATCGTCAAGCAGCGACGCGAAGGCGATCGCCACCGCACGGGCGCGACGAGCGAGATCATCAGCTCGAACGAGCGCCGCGCGGTGAGCGAGGCCGCCGGTCTGCCGCTCGAGCCCGCCGGCACCGCGAAGACGCAGACCGCGAGTGCGAGCGCGCCGGGCCCACTCACGCCGCCCGCGAACGTCTACGGCCACGGCGATCCGCGCGAGGACCTCTCGCTGCGCCAGAACGCGGCGCAGATCCGCCGCGAGCTCTCGAGCCGCCCGCCTTCGCCCGCGGCCCCGCGCCGCCGCGGATCGCGAGGCCCCTCGACGCCGATGCTCTACGCGACCGCGCTCGCGCTCTTCGCGATCGCGGCGGTGCTCTGGCTCACGCTCGGCCGCAGCTGA
- a CDS encoding SCP2 sterol-binding domain-containing protein, which translates to MALKFPSAEWTAAFKDAVNANAAYREAGKGWTHGKVAYVVKADPKLGTDRDMAMLLDLHAGECRNAEYVDGDAAQSADFVIVAEYPKWREVLSGAVDPTKAMMQNKLKLQKGHLGTIVKFVVASKELAKSATVIDTQYPD; encoded by the coding sequence ATGGCGCTCAAGTTCCCCTCGGCCGAGTGGACGGCCGCATTCAAGGACGCCGTGAACGCGAACGCCGCGTATCGCGAGGCTGGCAAGGGCTGGACGCACGGCAAGGTCGCGTACGTCGTGAAGGCCGATCCCAAGCTCGGCACCGATCGCGACATGGCGATGCTCCTCGATCTCCACGCGGGCGAGTGCCGCAACGCCGAGTACGTCGACGGCGACGCCGCGCAGAGCGCCGACTTCGTGATCGTCGCCGAGTACCCGAAGTGGCGCGAGGTCCTCAGCGGCGCCGTCGATCCGACCAAGGCGATGATGCAGAACAAGCTGAAGCTCCAGAAGGGCCACCTCGGCACGATCGTGAAGTTCGTCGTCGCGTCGAAGGAGCTCGCCAAGAGCGCCACCGTCATCGACACGCAGTACCCGGACTGA
- a CDS encoding DUF1517 domain-containing protein: protein MRIDVQAIVIGLDASARAAVQGAMRAIAASGDTNTARGRHRMLGEALDVLAAAEAHWTHGHAEGGVLREPEDARKHFVEVAHRARSRFDVEVIRNTGGAVTTQPAPVLSASNEPGVVLVTVVVAARREITDVARATDRASLRAGLDALRGIAEDELVAFEVVWSPAEDADRVSVAQLEARNPEIRRLES from the coding sequence ATGCGCATCGACGTGCAGGCGATCGTGATCGGTCTCGACGCGAGCGCGCGCGCGGCGGTGCAGGGCGCGATGCGCGCGATCGCGGCGAGCGGTGACACGAACACGGCGCGCGGGCGGCACCGGATGCTCGGGGAGGCGCTCGACGTGCTGGCCGCGGCGGAGGCGCACTGGACGCACGGCCACGCGGAGGGCGGCGTGCTGCGGGAACCGGAGGACGCGCGGAAGCACTTCGTCGAGGTCGCGCATCGCGCGCGATCGCGGTTCGACGTGGAAGTCATTCGCAACACCGGTGGTGCGGTGACGACGCAGCCGGCACCGGTGCTCTCGGCGAGCAACGAGCCGGGGGTGGTGCTCGTGACGGTGGTGGTCGCAGCGCGGCGGGAGATCACCGACGTTGCGCGGGCGACCGATCGCGCGTCGCTACGTGCGGGGCTCGACGCGCTGCGTGGGATCGCGGAGGACGAGCTCGTCGCGTTCGAGGTGGTGTGGTCACCCGCGGAGGACGCGGACCGCGTGAGCGTGGCGCAGCTCGAGGCGCGTAACCCGGAGATCAGGAGGCTCGAATCGTGA
- the pgeF gene encoding peptidoglycan editing factor PgeF has product MVIRSGLLTRAGFAHGFATRVGGVSAAPFDSLNLGRSVGDDLAAVEENHRRLARAIGYDVARLYETSQVHGAAVRAVAVGDDVARVRTVEADALVASGEGVAVGVRTADCIPVLVADEKTGRVAAIHAGWRGVVAGVVPRGIEALGAPAARLACAIGPCIRVASFEVGEDVAEQIQAVAREEDVIERGSVKPHVDLVRAVIAQLVAIGVGRSRIDDVGGDTFTDERRFFSYRRDGARSGRQLSVIVARG; this is encoded by the coding sequence ATGGTGATCCGCTCGGGGCTCCTGACGCGCGCGGGGTTCGCCCACGGGTTCGCGACGCGGGTGGGCGGAGTGAGCGCGGCGCCGTTCGATTCGCTCAACCTGGGTCGTTCCGTGGGCGACGATCTCGCGGCCGTCGAGGAGAACCATCGGCGGCTCGCGCGCGCGATCGGGTACGACGTCGCGCGCCTCTACGAGACGAGTCAGGTGCACGGCGCAGCCGTGCGCGCGGTCGCAGTCGGCGATGATGTCGCGCGGGTGCGAACGGTGGAGGCGGACGCGCTGGTCGCGTCCGGTGAGGGCGTCGCGGTCGGGGTCCGAACGGCCGACTGCATCCCGGTGCTCGTCGCCGACGAGAAAACCGGGCGCGTCGCGGCGATCCATGCCGGATGGCGCGGTGTCGTGGCGGGCGTGGTGCCGCGCGGGATCGAAGCGCTCGGTGCGCCGGCGGCGCGGCTGGCGTGCGCGATCGGGCCGTGCATCCGCGTGGCGTCGTTCGAGGTGGGCGAGGACGTCGCGGAGCAGATCCAGGCGGTCGCGCGCGAGGAGGACGTGATCGAACGTGGGTCGGTGAAGCCTCACGTCGATCTCGTGCGAGCAGTGATTGCGCAGCTCGTCGCGATCGGTGTCGGGCGCTCGCGGATCGATGATGTCGGAGGGGATACGTTCACCGACGAGCGCCGGTTTTTTTCGTACAGGCGTGATGGCGCGCGGAGCGGGCGACAGCTGTCGGTGATCGTCGCGCGTGGATGA
- a CDS encoding acyl-CoA thioesterase: MPISAPFRSTQRVYFDDLDALNILHNVRFLLFMERARGELFQALGFRWEDDFAKNPDKFHVVAAHEIQYLAPVRGEGDLTVELQPVKLGTSSLVIDAKVRAVHGSTVHAEGHTRLVRLDPTTFKPCPWSERFRAAFEPLLVRGT; this comes from the coding sequence ATGCCGATCAGCGCGCCCTTTCGCTCCACTCAACGCGTCTACTTCGACGATCTCGACGCGCTGAACATCCTGCACAACGTGCGTTTCCTGCTCTTCATGGAGCGCGCGCGCGGCGAGCTGTTCCAGGCGCTGGGGTTCCGCTGGGAGGACGATTTCGCGAAGAACCCGGACAAATTCCACGTCGTGGCGGCGCACGAGATCCAGTACCTCGCGCCGGTTCGCGGTGAGGGGGATCTCACGGTCGAGCTGCAGCCGGTGAAGCTCGGCACGTCGAGCCTGGTGATCGACGCGAAAGTGCGCGCGGTGCACGGGTCGACCGTGCACGCCGAAGGGCACACGCGGCTTGTCCGATTGGATCCGACGACGTTCAAGCCGTGTCCCTGGAGCGAGCGGTTCCGCGCGGCGTTCGAGCCCCTCCTGGTGCGCGGCACGTGA
- the accD gene encoding acetyl-CoA carboxylase, carboxyltransferase subunit beta, with translation MAWFSKNRATIDASEKKTIGRGVFRRCESCGATLKAEEFTENLEVCPECNHHYPMSAESWVELLLDPGSFEEHDIGLVSGDPLAFNDSKPYPDRVRATRKKTGVDDAMMVGSGTVEGRGVQIGAFVFRFMGGSMGSVVGEKIARMFERAAERKQPAILLSSSGGARMQEGVLSLMQMAKTVSALGRVREAGMPFVSVLLHPTTGGVAASFALLGDVNIAEPRALIGFAGPRVIENTIRQKLPEGFQRSEFLLDHGMIDVIAQRREMRATIARVLGHLVG, from the coding sequence ATGGCCTGGTTCAGCAAGAACCGCGCGACGATCGACGCCTCGGAGAAGAAGACGATCGGCCGAGGTGTGTTCCGCCGCTGCGAATCGTGCGGCGCGACGCTCAAGGCCGAGGAGTTCACCGAGAACCTCGAGGTCTGCCCGGAGTGCAACCATCACTACCCGATGAGCGCGGAGTCGTGGGTGGAGCTCCTCCTCGACCCGGGTTCGTTCGAAGAGCACGACATCGGCCTCGTCTCCGGCGATCCGCTCGCGTTCAACGACAGCAAGCCGTACCCCGATCGCGTGCGCGCGACCCGCAAGAAGACCGGCGTCGACGACGCGATGATGGTCGGCAGCGGCACGGTCGAAGGGCGCGGCGTCCAGATCGGCGCGTTCGTCTTCCGCTTCATGGGCGGCTCGATGGGCTCGGTCGTCGGCGAGAAGATCGCGCGCATGTTCGAGCGCGCGGCCGAGCGGAAGCAGCCGGCGATCCTGCTCTCGAGCTCGGGCGGCGCGCGCATGCAGGAAGGCGTGCTCTCGCTGATGCAGATGGCGAAGACGGTCTCCGCGCTCGGTCGCGTGCGCGAGGCGGGGATGCCGTTCGTCAGCGTGCTGCTGCATCCGACGACGGGCGGCGTCGCGGCGAGCTTCGCGCTCCTCGGTGACGTGAACATCGCCGAGCCGCGTGCGCTCATCGGCTTCGCCGGCCCGCGCGTGATCGAGAACACGATCCGCCAGAAGCTTCCCGAGGGGTTCCAGCGCTCGGAGTTCCTGCTGGACCACGGGATGATCGACGTGATCGCGCAGCGGCGTGAGATGCGCGCGACGATCGCGCGCGTGCTCGGTCATCTCGTCGGCTGA
- a CDS encoding bifunctional folylpolyglutamate synthase/dihydrofolate synthase, giving the protein MTYEESLRWLYALQPRGIRLELDRMRAALALRGDPHRALRVVHVAGTNGKGSVCAMLERVLRASGLRTGLYTSPHLHSFRERIRVDGEPVSRDEVVRRASEIRTTVEAPDAPQLTFFEVTTLIALEAFREARCDVVVLEVGLGGRLDATNVIDVPLATAITSIALDHQQYLGSTITEIAREKAGIAKPRVPLVLGRVDDEARRAIEAHATNVGAPIVPAARVDDAHPTPLAGAFQRDNVAVVLALVDVLRARGISIDPVAVHDGLRATRWPGRLETLDGSPAVIVDAAHNPHGCRALAAHLASLPRTGPRVLVFGAMADKPWREMLDILRPQVDKFVAVAPDMPRAERADAIASHARAESAPTIPAGVDRARARAGTGGLVIVAGSIFVLAEARAHVLGVENEPAIPM; this is encoded by the coding sequence GTGACGTACGAAGAGTCGCTGCGCTGGCTGTACGCGCTGCAGCCGCGCGGGATCCGACTGGAGCTCGATCGGATGCGCGCTGCGCTCGCGTTGCGCGGCGATCCGCATCGCGCGCTGCGCGTCGTGCACGTCGCGGGCACGAACGGGAAGGGCAGTGTCTGCGCGATGCTCGAGCGCGTGCTGCGCGCGTCGGGGCTGCGCACCGGGCTCTATACCTCGCCGCATCTGCACTCGTTTCGCGAGCGGATTCGCGTGGATGGGGAGCCCGTGTCGAGGGACGAGGTCGTGCGTCGGGCCTCCGAAATTCGAACCACGGTCGAAGCTCCGGACGCACCGCAGCTGACTTTTTTCGAGGTCACCACGCTGATCGCCCTCGAGGCGTTCCGCGAAGCCCGTTGCGACGTCGTCGTGCTCGAGGTCGGCCTCGGCGGACGTCTCGACGCGACGAACGTCATCGACGTGCCTCTCGCGACCGCGATCACCTCGATCGCGCTCGATCACCAGCAGTACCTCGGGTCGACGATCACCGAGATCGCGCGCGAGAAAGCCGGCATCGCGAAGCCCCGCGTGCCGCTCGTCCTCGGCCGCGTCGACGACGAAGCGCGCCGCGCGATCGAGGCCCACGCAACGAACGTGGGTGCCCCGATCGTACCCGCCGCGCGCGTCGACGACGCGCATCCCACGCCGCTCGCAGGTGCGTTCCAGCGCGACAACGTCGCCGTCGTCCTCGCGCTCGTCGACGTGTTGCGCGCGCGAGGCATCTCCATCGACCCCGTCGCCGTCCACGATGGCCTCCGCGCGACGCGCTGGCCCGGTCGCCTCGAGACGCTCGATGGATCGCCCGCCGTGATCGTCGACGCCGCGCACAACCCGCATGGATGCCGCGCGCTCGCCGCGCATCTCGCGTCGCTGCCGCGCACCGGCCCGCGTGTTCTCGTCTTCGGCGCGATGGCGGACAAGCCGTGGCGCGAGATGCTCGACATCCTTCGCCCGCAGGTCGACAAGTTCGTCGCCGTCGCCCCCGACATGCCGCGCGCAGAGCGCGCCGACGCGATCGCGAGCCACGCGCGCGCCGAGAGCGCGCCCACGATCCCCGCAGGCGTCGATCGCGCCCGGGCACGTGCCGGGACGGGCGGGCTCGTGATCGTCGCGGGCTCGATCTTCGTGCTCGCGGAGGCTCGCGCCCACGTCCTCGGCGTCGAGAACGAGCCCGCGATCCCGATGTGA
- a CDS encoding biotin--[acetyl-CoA-carboxylase] ligase — translation MQDLDPERIRPLLTTRAYGRSLDVRASTASTNDDAREAARNGAARGHVVVADTQTRGRGAHGRVWSSPSGTDLYVSIVERVTLSPDRVAPLTLAVGLGVADAVRALAPAVEPRVKWPNDVWVGRRKTAGVLVEASSIGARMDAIVIGVGLGVNRLAWEEELAGSATSVLRASREVDAACPEIDRASALATLLGSIEVWVDRFVADGPAPVVRALDARLAMRGERVRCDEIEGVLIGVEPSGALRLETASGPRAIISGTLRPL, via the coding sequence ATGCAGGACCTCGACCCCGAACGCATCCGACCGCTGCTGACGACGCGCGCCTACGGGCGCTCGCTCGACGTGCGCGCGAGCACCGCCTCGACGAACGACGACGCGCGCGAGGCGGCGCGCAACGGAGCGGCGCGCGGGCACGTGGTGGTCGCCGACACGCAGACGCGCGGTCGCGGCGCGCACGGGCGCGTGTGGTCGTCGCCCTCGGGGACGGATTTGTATGTGTCGATCGTCGAGCGGGTGACGCTCTCGCCCGACCGGGTCGCGCCGCTCACGCTCGCGGTGGGGCTCGGGGTGGCGGACGCGGTGCGCGCGCTCGCGCCGGCGGTCGAGCCGCGGGTGAAGTGGCCGAACGACGTGTGGGTCGGGCGGAGGAAGACGGCGGGTGTGCTGGTCGAAGCGAGCTCGATCGGCGCGCGCATGGACGCGATCGTGATCGGCGTCGGGCTCGGGGTGAACCGGCTCGCGTGGGAGGAAGAGCTCGCGGGCAGCGCGACCTCGGTGCTCCGCGCGTCGCGCGAGGTGGACGCGGCGTGCCCGGAGATCGATCGTGCGAGCGCGCTGGCGACGTTGCTCGGGTCGATCGAGGTGTGGGTCGATCGCTTCGTCGCCGACGGTCCCGCGCCCGTGGTGCGGGCGCTCGACGCGCGCCTCGCGATGCGTGGCGAGCGCGTGCGGTGTGACGAGATCGAAGGCGTGCTGATCGGCGTGGAGCCGAGCGGTGCGCTCCGGCTCGAGACCGCGAGCGGTCCACGCGCGATCATCTCGGGCACGCTGCGCCCACTCTGA
- the nadC gene encoding carboxylating nicotinate-nucleotide diphosphorylase yields MKNDPTPRPAPPPAFVVRDLVERALAEDLGRGDVTTQACVPVDLEGAAALVAREPLVLAGAFVFEQVFATVDPKVRVEILALDGARLEKGAVAARLRGPAQSILEGERVALNFVQRMSGVATKTRKFVDALPAGGKTRIADTRKTTPGLRALERYAVRCGGGHNHRDDLSSAVLIKDNHIAACGGVRVAIERARAWAPHTSRIECEVDRMEQLREAIDARADVVLLDNFDDATLAEAVAFVAGRAILEVSGGVTLERIPKIAASGIDVISAGGLTHSAAAVDLALDWES; encoded by the coding sequence ATGAAGAACGATCCGACCCCGCGTCCCGCTCCGCCTCCCGCGTTCGTCGTGCGCGACCTCGTCGAGCGGGCGCTCGCCGAAGATCTCGGGCGCGGCGACGTCACGACCCAAGCGTGCGTGCCCGTGGATCTCGAGGGCGCGGCCGCGCTCGTCGCGCGCGAGCCGCTGGTGCTCGCGGGCGCGTTCGTGTTCGAGCAGGTGTTCGCCACGGTCGATCCGAAGGTGCGCGTCGAGATCCTCGCGCTCGACGGGGCGCGCCTCGAGAAGGGCGCGGTCGCGGCGCGGCTGCGCGGGCCGGCGCAGTCGATCCTCGAGGGCGAGCGCGTCGCGCTCAACTTCGTGCAGCGCATGAGCGGCGTCGCGACCAAGACGCGCAAGTTCGTCGATGCGCTGCCCGCGGGCGGCAAGACGCGCATCGCCGACACCCGCAAGACCACGCCGGGGCTGCGCGCGCTCGAGCGCTACGCGGTGCGGTGCGGAGGCGGGCACAACCACCGCGACGATCTCTCGAGCGCGGTGCTCATCAAGGACAACCACATCGCGGCGTGCGGCGGCGTGCGCGTGGCGATCGAGCGGGCGCGCGCGTGGGCGCCGCACACCTCGCGCATCGAGTGCGAGGTCGATCGCATGGAGCAGCTGCGCGAGGCGATCGATGCGCGCGCCGACGTCGTGCTGCTCGACAACTTCGACGACGCGACGCTCGCCGAGGCGGTCGCGTTCGTCGCGGGCCGCGCGATCCTCGAGGTCTCGGGCGGCGTCACGCTGGAGCGCATCCCGAAGATCGCGGCCTCGGGCATCGACGTGATCTCGGCGGGCGGGCTCACGCACTCGGCGGCGGCGGTCGATCTCGCGCTCGACTGGGAGAGCTGA